The following proteins are co-located in the Frigidibacter mobilis genome:
- a CDS encoding pyridoxamine 5'-phosphate oxidase family protein: MSLRQNLRDDPKATLFAAMGDTRSGMLGIEGSGQHLQPMTHYPDIEKGEIWFLSSRQTDLVRAIGQGARAHFVFINQDHDLHACMAGAIIQIYDDAKIDEIWSPVAAAWFPEGRQDPDLIALRLTLQEASIWASTESSVRFGIEILRSNISEDHQPDVGDHIIFEFNS, translated from the coding sequence ATGAGCCTGCGCCAGAATTTGCGCGACGACCCCAAAGCCACTCTCTTCGCTGCGATGGGAGATACCCGCAGCGGGATGCTCGGGATCGAAGGATCCGGGCAGCATCTGCAGCCGATGACCCACTATCCCGATATCGAAAAGGGCGAGATCTGGTTCCTGTCCTCGCGCCAGACCGACCTTGTCCGAGCCATTGGTCAGGGCGCACGCGCCCATTTCGTGTTCATCAACCAGGATCATGACCTCCACGCCTGTATGGCCGGCGCCATCATCCAGATCTATGATGATGCCAAGATCGACGAAATCTGGTCGCCCGTCGCCGCCGCCTGGTTTCCCGAAGGGCGCCAGGATCCTGACCTGATCGCCCTGCGCCTGACGCTACAAGAGGCCTCGATCTGGGCCTCCACCGAAAGCTCGGTGCGCTTCGGGATCGAGATCCTGCGCTCAAACATCAGCGAAGACCACCAGCCGGACGTGGGAGACCACATCATCTTCGAGTTCAATAGCTGA
- a CDS encoding class II glutamine amidotransferase has translation MCRWAAYTGAPIFVEEIVSRPGHSLIHQSHCATECLSAINADGFGLAWYGEREEPGLYRDVMPAWSDPNLRSLVAQVKSRMFLAHVRASTGTATSRNNCHPFAVGRWSFMHNGQVGGYDAFRRDAEMLIPDALYPQRKGATDSEALFLTALGEGLATDPRGALERAVAKFEALSRQKGAAPHIRLTAALSDGVRLYAVRYATDDHSPTLYHRWSPTRGGRAVVSEPLESGECWEQVPPGSFCVFENDAVEIVPFCPAPLAAAA, from the coding sequence ATGTGCCGTTGGGCGGCCTATACCGGCGCTCCGATCTTCGTGGAAGAGATCGTCAGCCGCCCGGGCCATTCGCTGATCCACCAGAGCCATTGCGCGACCGAATGCCTGTCGGCGATCAATGCCGACGGGTTCGGTCTGGCCTGGTATGGCGAGCGCGAGGAGCCGGGGCTCTACCGCGACGTGATGCCGGCCTGGTCGGACCCCAACCTGCGCAGCCTTGTCGCGCAGGTGAAATCGCGGATGTTCCTGGCGCATGTGCGCGCCTCGACCGGCACCGCGACCAGCCGCAACAACTGCCATCCCTTTGCGGTGGGCCGCTGGTCCTTCATGCATAACGGCCAGGTCGGCGGCTATGACGCCTTCCGCCGCGATGCCGAAATGCTGATCCCCGATGCCCTCTACCCGCAGCGCAAGGGCGCGACGGACAGCGAGGCACTGTTCCTGACCGCGCTTGGCGAGGGGCTGGCAACTGATCCCCGCGGGGCGCTGGAACGCGCGGTGGCGAAGTTCGAGGCGCTGAGCCGGCAGAAAGGCGCCGCCCCGCATATCCGCCTGACCGCGGCGCTGTCCGATGGCGTGCGGCTTTATGCAGTGCGCTATGCGACCGATGACCACTCGCCCACGCTCTACCATCGCTGGTCGCCGACCCGCGGCGGGCGCGCCGTGGTGTCCGAACCGCTGGAAAGCGGCGAATGCTGGGAGCAGGTGCCGCCGGGCAGCTTCTGCGTGTTCGAGAATGACGCGGTCGAGATCGTCCCGTTCTGCCCGGCGCCACTGGCCGCGGCCGCCTGA
- the recA gene encoding recombinase RecA, whose product MAAANLFDMTDKRNTDKQKALDSALAQIERQFGKGSIMRLGLNNPVMEIEATSTGSLGLDIALGIGGLPKGRIIEIYGPESSGKTTLTLHVVAEEQKKGGVCAFVDAEHALDPQYARKLGVNLDELLISQPDTGEQALEIVDTLVRSGAVSLVVVDSVAALTPKAELEGDMGDMQMGSQARLMSQAMRKLTASIGRSNCMVIFINQIRMKIGVMFGSPETTTGGNALKFYASVRLDIRRIGSIKDRDEVVGNSTRVKVVKNKVAPPFKQVEFDIMYGEGISKVGEIIDLGVKAGIVEKSGAWYSYGDERIGQGRENAKQFLRDHPDVSLAIEDKVRASHGLDFAATEGDAEDVTEA is encoded by the coding sequence ATGGCAGCGGCGAACCTCTTCGACATGACCGACAAGCGCAATACCGACAAGCAAAAGGCGCTCGACAGCGCCCTGGCCCAGATCGAACGGCAGTTCGGCAAGGGCTCCATCATGCGGCTGGGGCTCAACAACCCGGTGATGGAGATCGAGGCGACCTCAACCGGCTCGCTGGGGCTCGACATTGCGCTTGGCATCGGTGGCTTGCCCAAGGGGCGGATCATCGAGATTTATGGCCCCGAAAGCTCGGGCAAGACCACGCTGACGCTGCATGTGGTGGCCGAAGAGCAGAAGAAGGGCGGGGTCTGCGCCTTTGTCGATGCCGAACACGCGCTTGACCCGCAATATGCCCGCAAGCTGGGGGTGAACCTTGACGAGCTGCTGATCTCGCAGCCCGACACGGGTGAGCAGGCGCTGGAGATCGTCGACACGCTGGTGCGCTCGGGCGCGGTCAGCCTGGTGGTGGTCGACTCGGTCGCCGCGTTGACGCCCAAGGCCGAGCTGGAAGGCGACATGGGCGACATGCAGATGGGTAGCCAGGCCCGCCTGATGAGCCAGGCCATGCGCAAGTTGACCGCCAGCATCGGGCGCAGCAACTGCATGGTGATCTTCATCAACCAGATCCGCATGAAGATCGGCGTGATGTTCGGCAGCCCCGAAACCACCACCGGCGGCAATGCGCTGAAGTTCTACGCCTCGGTCCGGCTCGACATCCGCCGCATCGGCTCGATCAAGGACCGGGATGAGGTGGTCGGCAACTCCACGCGCGTGAAGGTGGTCAAGAACAAGGTTGCTCCGCCCTTCAAGCAGGTGGAATTCGACATCATGTATGGTGAGGGCATCTCGAAGGTCGGCGAGATCATCGACCTCGGTGTAAAGGCCGGCATCGTCGAGAAATCCGGCGCCTGGTATTCCTACGGGGATGAGCGCATCGGCCAGGGCCGCGAGAATGCCAAGCAGTTCCTGCGCGACCATCCCGATGTCTCACTGGCAATCGAGGACAAGGTCCGCGCCAGCCACGGGCTCGACTTCGCCGCGACCGAGGGCGACGCCGAGGATGTGACCGAGGCCTGA
- a CDS encoding Crp/Fnr family transcriptional regulator has protein sequence MTTPCADCPLRCKPLFEPFSDQELAFMERFKIGELTIEAGRTILMQGAQSPQFYTVLRGQGLRHKTLENGRRQVISFVLPGDLVGLQAVVTGEMQHSVEASVETTLCVFDRAGLWDLFSNQPKRSYSLTWLSAVEENFLGETLATLGQRDASQRIAWALVRLHERLSALGMARSGRVPLPWRQQDLADAVGLSLVHTNKTLARLRESGLADWSGGGLSLPGRRELAEMAGIDLEYPTQRPLL, from the coding sequence ATGACAACGCCCTGTGCCGACTGCCCGCTGCGCTGTAAGCCGCTATTCGAGCCGTTCAGCGATCAGGAACTCGCCTTCATGGAGAGATTCAAGATCGGGGAACTCACCATTGAGGCCGGGCGGACCATTTTGATGCAGGGAGCGCAAAGTCCGCAATTTTATACGGTCTTGCGGGGACAGGGTCTGCGTCACAAGACGCTTGAGAATGGTCGTCGCCAGGTCATCAGCTTTGTTCTGCCTGGCGATCTTGTAGGTCTGCAGGCTGTAGTCACCGGTGAGATGCAGCATTCGGTAGAGGCTTCGGTCGAGACCACCCTTTGCGTGTTTGACCGTGCGGGGCTTTGGGATCTGTTTTCGAATCAGCCGAAGCGGTCCTATTCGCTGACATGGCTTTCAGCGGTGGAGGAAAACTTTCTGGGCGAAACGCTGGCAACACTCGGCCAGCGCGACGCCAGCCAGCGCATCGCCTGGGCGCTTGTGCGGCTGCATGAGCGGCTGAGCGCACTTGGCATGGCACGGAGCGGGCGCGTGCCGTTACCCTGGCGGCAGCAGGATCTGGCCGATGCGGTTGGCTTGTCGCTGGTGCATACCAACAAGACGCTGGCGCGACTCCGAGAGAGCGGGCTTGCCGACTGGTCGGGCGGGGGATTGTCGCTGCCGGGACGCAGGGAGCTTGCCGAGATGGCTGGCATCGACCTAGAATATCCGACCCAACGACCGCTGCTTTAG
- a CDS encoding ATP-binding protein, with translation MSHPALSPHPLTRTALALSPRCIWLVAGAAICTSAAVLFRTRDVALPLLAAAATLAALAIVLWALARRHATARAQLHRQIAAFVAHDSSPSFTTDGDGAIDYQNRAALERFGSCGGKTLTRALSDVFANPAAVLVRLQNKAAALGAAREEMVTRRGHVRVCVHQIGEEGYLWRLEDLVDRPAGGRGAENISLPMLTATRTGTILFMNEALRRIVGERVKSLDRIFADLPLRPGDEHEIRSTDGSVRALIAEVEGPGGRREIYLLPSLTIQRPAASDPTSFESLPVALLRLSAEGRVIAANRAARGLMGAVEAEVPLSEVLEGLGRPVADWLGDALCGRTDRRPEVLRVRRPDREVFLQVTLSRVMEEGRPGLVAVMSDATQLKTLEAQFVQSQKMQAIGQLAGGVAHDFNNLLTAISGHCDLLLLRHDKGDPDYADLVQINQNANRAASLVGQLLAFSRKQTLKPRILDLRDTLSDLTHLLNRLVGEKVRLSLGHDPVLRPIRADKRQLEQVFMNLVVNARDAMPEGGVVRIETENLKLSVEMKRDRVAVPPGDYVIVKVVDEGVGIAPDKLAKIFEPFYTTKRTGEGTGLGLSTAYGIVKQTGGFIFVDSVQGVGTTFTLYFPALDYGAADEPEPVAPPAPRRSENSTGEGIVLLVEDEAPVRAFASRALRLRGFNVIEAESGEEALRLLEDPELVVDVFVTDVIMPGLDGPTWVREALKARPSVRVIFVSGYAEDSLQDSQAKIPNSIFLPKPFSLVELTSTVQSQLN, from the coding sequence GTGTCGCATCCGGCGCTGTCACCGCACCCGCTGACCCGCACAGCCCTGGCGCTGTCGCCGCGATGTATCTGGCTTGTTGCAGGTGCGGCGATCTGCACGAGTGCCGCTGTCCTTTTTCGCACCCGAGATGTTGCACTGCCGCTACTGGCGGCTGCAGCGACACTGGCGGCACTTGCGATTGTCCTGTGGGCGCTCGCCCGCCGGCACGCAACTGCGCGGGCGCAGCTTCACAGGCAGATCGCGGCCTTTGTCGCCCATGATTCCTCGCCGAGCTTCACGACCGATGGCGACGGCGCCATCGACTATCAGAACCGTGCCGCGTTGGAGCGGTTTGGTTCGTGTGGCGGGAAGACGCTGACACGCGCCCTGTCCGATGTGTTTGCAAATCCGGCGGCGGTGCTGGTCCGGCTGCAGAACAAGGCTGCTGCGCTTGGCGCCGCGCGCGAGGAGATGGTGACGCGTCGGGGCCACGTCCGTGTCTGCGTCCATCAGATCGGCGAGGAGGGCTATCTGTGGCGGCTTGAGGATCTGGTTGATCGTCCGGCCGGGGGGCGAGGGGCAGAAAACATCAGTCTGCCGATGCTCACTGCAACCCGTACCGGAACCATCTTGTTCATGAACGAGGCGTTGCGCCGCATCGTTGGCGAACGGGTCAAGAGCCTCGACCGGATCTTTGCCGACTTGCCCCTGCGCCCCGGCGATGAGCACGAGATTCGCAGTACCGACGGGTCCGTTCGGGCCCTGATCGCCGAGGTCGAGGGTCCCGGAGGGCGGCGTGAGATCTACCTGTTGCCCTCTTTGACGATCCAGCGCCCTGCCGCATCGGATCCGACCTCCTTCGAATCGCTGCCGGTGGCCTTGCTGCGCCTTTCGGCCGAGGGGCGGGTCATAGCTGCGAACCGCGCAGCCCGTGGCCTGATGGGCGCGGTAGAGGCGGAGGTGCCGCTTTCTGAAGTGCTGGAGGGTCTTGGCCGGCCAGTGGCGGACTGGCTTGGCGATGCTCTTTGCGGCCGCACTGACCGCCGCCCAGAGGTGCTGCGCGTCCGCCGCCCTGATCGTGAAGTGTTCTTGCAGGTCACGCTGAGCCGTGTGATGGAAGAGGGACGCCCGGGCCTTGTGGCGGTGATGTCCGATGCGACGCAGTTGAAGACGCTCGAGGCGCAGTTTGTGCAAAGCCAGAAGATGCAGGCGATTGGTCAGTTGGCGGGCGGGGTCGCGCATGATTTCAATAATCTTCTGACGGCAATTTCAGGGCATTGCGACCTGCTGCTTTTACGTCATGACAAGGGCGACCCCGACTATGCCGACCTGGTTCAGATCAATCAGAACGCCAACCGCGCCGCCAGCCTCGTGGGGCAACTCCTGGCTTTCTCGCGCAAGCAGACGCTGAAGCCGAGGATTCTGGACCTGCGGGATACACTCTCTGATCTGACGCATCTGCTGAACCGGCTTGTCGGAGAGAAGGTCAGGCTGTCTCTCGGCCATGATCCGGTCTTGCGCCCGATCCGCGCCGACAAGCGCCAGCTTGAACAGGTGTTCATGAACCTGGTGGTGAACGCCCGCGATGCGATGCCCGAAGGTGGCGTGGTGCGGATCGAGACCGAGAACCTGAAGCTATCGGTCGAGATGAAGCGCGACCGTGTGGCGGTGCCACCGGGCGATTATGTGATCGTGAAGGTGGTCGACGAGGGCGTGGGCATTGCCCCTGACAAGCTCGCCAAGATCTTCGAGCCTTTCTACACGACCAAGCGCACCGGCGAGGGAACTGGCCTTGGTCTTTCAACCGCCTACGGTATCGTCAAGCAGACCGGCGGCTTCATCTTTGTCGATTCGGTGCAAGGGGTGGGAACCACCTTCACCCTCTACTTTCCCGCTCTGGACTATGGCGCTGCGGATGAGCCAGAGCCGGTTGCCCCGCCGGCGCCGCGCCGGAGCGAAAACAGTACCGGCGAGGGTATCGTGCTGCTGGTGGAGGACGAGGCGCCGGTGCGGGCCTTCGCCAGCAGGGCCTTGCGCCTGCGCGGTTTCAACGTGATCGAGGCCGAGAGCGGTGAAGAGGCTCTGCGGTTGCTCGAAGATCCCGAGCTTGTCGTTGACGTGTTCGTGACGGATGTAATCATGCCGGGGCTGGACGGCCCCACCTGGGTGCGCGAGGCCTTGAAAGCGCGGCCGTCAGTGCGTGTCATCTTCGTGTCGGGCTATGCGGAGGATAGCCTTCAGGACAGTCAGGCCAAGATCCCGAATTCGATCTTCCTGCCCAAACCGTTCTCTCTTGTCGAGCTGACAAGCACGGTTCAAAGCCAACTGAACTGA
- a CDS encoding DUF2793 domain-containing protein: MTDTSQLSLPLLRASQAQKHVTMNDALMRLDGLAQLVIVSRAVSLPPTASMDGTVYAVPPGAVNAWAGHEGELAIRANGGWMFAEPKPGWRGFIRDEGVPAIHDGTEWRTGAATLAPSGAGMSFGVAQIDHVLTVGTSSTTAILIPSGAIVFGVTARVTATFTGSLSNWQLGNAGAPDRFGSGLGLDEGSWARGVLSAPMTYYEPTGLLLTATGGSFATGTVRIAVHYAELALPLA; encoded by the coding sequence ATGACTGACACAAGCCAGCTTTCGCTGCCTCTGTTGCGCGCCTCTCAGGCGCAAAAGCATGTCACGATGAACGATGCGCTGATGCGGCTGGACGGGCTTGCGCAGTTGGTCATCGTTTCGCGGGCTGTGTCCCTGCCGCCAACCGCTTCGATGGATGGCACCGTCTACGCGGTTCCGCCGGGTGCGGTGAATGCCTGGGCAGGGCATGAGGGGGAGCTGGCGATCCGGGCCAATGGCGGCTGGATGTTTGCCGAGCCGAAGCCTGGGTGGCGGGGGTTCATCCGGGACGAAGGCGTGCCAGCGATCCATGACGGCACCGAATGGCGGACGGGAGCGGCGACGCTTGCACCTTCCGGGGCGGGGATGTCGTTTGGTGTGGCGCAGATCGACCATGTGCTGACGGTAGGGACGAGTTCAACGACTGCGATCCTGATCCCGTCGGGCGCGATCGTGTTCGGGGTGACGGCCCGGGTGACCGCCACGTTCACCGGCAGCCTGAGCAACTGGCAGCTGGGCAATGCGGGAGCACCTGACCGCTTTGGTTCGGGCCTCGGGCTGGACGAGGGATCCTGGGCACGAGGGGTTCTGTCTGCACCGATGACGTATTATGAGCCGACAGGGCTGCTGCTGACCGCCACTGGCGGCAGTTTTGCGACTGGCACGGTCAGGATCGCCGTACATTACGCGGAGTTGGCCCTACCGCTTGCATGA
- the alaS gene encoding alanine--tRNA ligase, protein MPSLNDIRSTFLEFYRRNGHRVVDSSPLVPRNDPTLMFANSGMVQFKNLFTGAETRDYARATTAQKCVRAGGKHNDLDNVGYTARHHTFFEMLGNFSFGDYFKDDAIAFAWELLTRDFGIDAKKLLVTVYHTDDEAAGIWKKVAGLSDDRIIRIPTDDNFWRMGPTGPCGPCTEIFYDHGDQIWGGPPGSADEDGDRFIEIWNLVFMQNEQFADGTMVPLPKQSIDTGMGLERIGALLQGKHDNYDTDLMRSLIEASAHATSADPDGPGKVHHRVIADHLRSTSFLIADGVMPSNEGRGYVLRRIMRRAMRHAHMLGAQDPVMYRLVPALVRQMGAAYPELGRAQALIEETLKLEETRFKQTLDRGLRLLDDEVSRLPEGGALPGAAAFKLYDTFGFPLDLTQDALREKGLSVDTAGFDAAMAEQKAKARASWAGSGETRDAAIWFDLAELHGPTEFLGYDTETAEGQVLALVQGGAEVPAAAESAEIQIIVNQSPFYAESGGQVGDAGWLRTETGQAAITETRKSAGLFLHMARVTEGEIRSGQPAKLEVDHARRAAIEANHSATHLVNEALRRALGDHVAQRGSLNAPDRLRFDFSHSKALTQAELAQVEAEVNSLIRQNSAVETRIMTPDDARALGAQALFGEKYGDEVRVVSMGRLAGSGKGIEGTTYSLELCGGTHVSRLGEIGAFVVLGDSASAASVRRLEALTGQAALDHLNTQGARLAEIGALLKAPSGEVVERVKALVDERRALTNELAQLRRELAMGGGGAAGPAAKDINGISFLAQSVSGVSGKDLPALVDEMKARVGSGAVLLVADTGGKAAVAAGVTADLTARISAVDLVRAAAEALGGKGGGGRPDMAQAGGADPSKAAEAIAAAEAVLAQL, encoded by the coding sequence ATGCCCAGCCTGAACGACATCCGCTCGACTTTTCTCGAATTCTACCGTCGCAACGGCCACCGCGTCGTAGACAGCTCGCCCCTGGTTCCGCGCAATGACCCGACGCTGATGTTCGCCAATTCGGGCATGGTGCAGTTCAAGAACCTGTTCACCGGGGCCGAGACCCGCGACTATGCCCGCGCCACCACCGCGCAGAAATGCGTGCGCGCAGGCGGAAAGCACAACGATCTGGACAATGTCGGCTATACGGCCCGGCACCATACCTTCTTTGAAATGCTGGGGAATTTCAGCTTTGGCGACTATTTCAAGGACGACGCCATCGCCTTTGCCTGGGAGCTCTTGACCCGCGATTTCGGCATCGACGCTAAGAAGCTGCTGGTCACCGTCTATCACACCGATGACGAGGCGGCGGGCATCTGGAAGAAGGTTGCGGGGCTGAGTGATGACCGGATCATCCGCATCCCCACCGATGACAACTTCTGGCGCATGGGTCCGACCGGCCCCTGCGGCCCCTGCACCGAGATCTTCTATGACCACGGCGACCAGATCTGGGGCGGTCCTCCCGGCTCGGCCGATGAGGATGGCGACCGCTTCATTGAGATCTGGAACCTGGTGTTCATGCAGAACGAGCAGTTCGCCGATGGCACGATGGTGCCGCTGCCCAAGCAGTCGATCGACACCGGCATGGGGCTGGAGCGGATCGGCGCGCTGCTGCAGGGCAAGCATGACAATTACGACACAGACCTGATGCGTAGCCTGATCGAGGCCAGCGCCCATGCCACCAGCGCCGACCCTGACGGGCCCGGCAAGGTGCATCACCGGGTGATCGCCGACCACCTGCGCTCTACCTCTTTCCTGATCGCCGACGGCGTGATGCCCTCCAACGAGGGCCGCGGCTATGTGCTGCGCCGGATCATGCGTCGGGCGATGCGCCATGCGCATATGCTGGGCGCGCAGGATCCGGTGATGTACCGGCTGGTGCCGGCGCTGGTGCGGCAGATGGGCGCCGCCTATCCCGAGCTTGGCCGGGCGCAGGCGCTGATCGAGGAGACGCTGAAGCTGGAGGAGACCCGCTTCAAGCAGACGCTGGACCGCGGGCTGCGGTTGCTGGATGACGAGGTCTCGCGCCTGCCCGAGGGCGGCGCGCTGCCCGGCGCGGCGGCGTTCAAGCTCTATGACACCTTCGGCTTCCCGCTGGACCTTACGCAGGACGCGCTGCGCGAAAAGGGCCTGTCGGTCGACACCGCAGGCTTCGATGCCGCGATGGCCGAGCAAAAGGCCAAGGCCCGCGCCAGTTGGGCGGGCTCGGGCGAAACGCGCGATGCCGCGATCTGGTTCGATCTGGCGGAGCTGCACGGGCCGACCGAGTTTCTGGGCTATGACACCGAAACCGCCGAGGGGCAGGTGCTGGCTCTGGTGCAGGGCGGGGCCGAGGTTCCGGCCGCGGCCGAGAGCGCCGAGATTCAGATTATCGTCAACCAGTCGCCCTTCTATGCCGAAAGCGGCGGGCAGGTCGGCGATGCCGGCTGGCTGCGCACCGAAACCGGGCAGGCGGCGATCACCGAGACGCGAAAGTCGGCGGGCCTGTTCCTGCACATGGCGCGGGTGACCGAGGGCGAGATCCGCTCCGGCCAGCCCGCCAAGCTGGAGGTGGACCATGCCCGCCGCGCCGCCATCGAGGCCAACCACTCTGCCACGCACCTGGTGAACGAGGCGCTGCGCCGCGCGCTTGGCGACCATGTTGCGCAACGGGGCAGCCTGAATGCGCCGGACCGTCTGCGCTTTGACTTCAGCCATTCCAAGGCGCTGACCCAGGCCGAACTGGCGCAGGTCGAGGCCGAGGTGAACAGCCTGATCCGCCAGAACTCTGCCGTCGAGACCCGGATCATGACGCCCGACGATGCTCGCGCGCTTGGGGCGCAGGCGCTGTTCGGCGAGAAATACGGCGATGAGGTGCGGGTCGTGTCGATGGGCCGCCTGGCGGGCTCGGGCAAGGGCATCGAGGGCACCACCTATTCTCTGGAGCTTTGCGGCGGCACCCATGTGTCTCGTCTGGGCGAGATCGGGGCCTTCGTGGTGCTGGGGGACAGCGCCTCTGCCGCCAGCGTGCGCCGGCTTGAGGCGCTGACCGGGCAGGCGGCGCTGGACCATCTGAACACGCAGGGCGCGCGGCTGGCCGAGATCGGGGCGTTGCTCAAGGCCCCCTCTGGCGAAGTGGTGGAGCGGGTGAAGGCACTGGTCGATGAGCGGCGGGCGCTGACCAACGAGTTGGCGCAGCTGCGGCGCGAGCTGGCGATGGGCGGCGGCGGGGCGGCAGGCCCGGCGGCGAAGGACATCAACGGCATCAGCTTCCTGGCGCAATCGGTCAGCGGCGTGTCGGGCAAGGACCTGCCGGCGCTGGTGGATGAGATGAAGGCGCGCGTCGGCTCCGGCGCGGTGCTGCTGGTGGCCGATACCGGCGGCAAGGCGGCGGTGGCGGCCGGCGTGACCGCCGATCTGACGGCGCGGATCTCTGCCGTGGATCTGGTGCGCGCGGCGGCCGAGGCGCTTGGCGGCAAGGGCGGCGGCGGGCGGCCCGACATGGCGCAGGCCGGGGGCGCCGATCCCTCGAAAGCGGCTGAAGCCATTGCGGCCGCCGAAGCCGTTCTGGCACAGCTGTAA
- a CDS encoding DUF1330 domain-containing protein: MTALWIAHVTVTDAEAYGKYAKLAGPAIAAHGGVFLARGGRYLQLEGTERSRNVVARFPSVEAAEACYRSAEYQAALSHAIGAAERDLVIVEESAP; encoded by the coding sequence ATGACCGCACTCTGGATCGCGCATGTGACCGTCACCGACGCCGAGGCCTATGGCAAATACGCCAAGCTGGCCGGGCCCGCCATCGCCGCGCATGGCGGGGTGTTCCTGGCGCGGGGCGGGCGTTACCTGCAGTTGGAGGGGACCGAACGGTCGCGCAATGTGGTCGCGCGCTTCCCATCCGTCGAGGCGGCCGAGGCCTGCTATCGCAGTGCCGAATACCAGGCGGCACTGTCCCACGCCATCGGCGCGGCCGAGCGCGATCTTGTGATCGTCGAGGAAAGCGCTCCCTGA